A window of Mangifera indica cultivar Alphonso chromosome 13, CATAS_Mindica_2.1, whole genome shotgun sequence contains these coding sequences:
- the LOC123194445 gene encoding monogalactosyldiacylglycerol synthase 2, chloroplastic-like, with translation MAVATPKKAISIIEKVWKKVYGNYSTSSGGGSRQNKRCSSESKVDLYEDDDETTMELMQIGAERAKNVLILMSDTGGGHRASAEAIRDAFKIEFGDEYRIFVKDVWKEFAGWPLNDMERSYKFLVKHGQLWNVAFHSTSPKWIHGCYLAAIAAYYTKEVEAGLMEYRPDIIISVHPLMQHIPLWVLKWQGLQKKVIFVTVITDLNTCHPTWFHPGVNRCYCPSQEVAKRALLEGLEDTQIRVFGLPIRPSFVTAVLSKDDLRQELEVDPNLPAVLLMGGGEGVGPVKKTAMALGESLFDKENGKPIGQLIIICGRNKTLASTLQSEEWTIPVKVRGFETQMEKWMGACDCIITKAGPGTIAEAFIRGLPIILNDYIPGQEKGNVPYVVDNGAGVFTRSPKETAQLVAKWFSTKTDELKRMSENSIKLAQPEAVFNIVKDIHKLAGQRGPLPAVSHMSTSSFTKFN, from the exons ATGGCGGTGGCCACGCCGAAGAAGGCTATTTCGATTATAGAGAAGGTGTGGAAGAAAGTCTATGGGAATTATAGCACCAGTAGTGGTGGCGGAAGTCGTCAGAATAAGAGGTGTTCGTCTGAAAGTAAGGTTGATTTatatgaagatgatgatgagacCACCATGGAGCTCATGCAGATTGGTGCTGAAAGGGCTAAAAATGTGTTGATTCTTATGAGTGATACCGGTGGAGGCCATCGGGCTTCTGCTGAAGCCATTCGTGACGCTTTCAAGATTGAGTTTGGCGATGAATACCGG ATATTTGTGAAGGATGTTTGGAAAGAATTCGCGGGGTGGCCATTAAATGACATGGAGAGATCATACAAGTTCCTAGTGAAACATGGACAGTTGTGGAATGTAGCATTTCATAGTACATCTCCTAAATGGATTCATGGCTGCTATCTCGCCGCCATAGCCGCCTACTATACCAA GGAGGTGGAGGCTGGTTTAATGGAGTACAGGCCAGACATTATCATTAGTGTTCATCCTTTGATGCAACATATTCCTCTGTGGGTTCTTAAATGGCAAGGTCTACAGAAGAAAGTAATTTTTGTCACGGTTATTACAGACCTTAATACCTGCCACCCCACATG GTTTCATCCTGGGGTCAATAGATGCTACTGCCCATCACAGGAGGTAGCCAAGAGGGCTTTACTAGAAGGCCTTGAAGATACTCAAATTCGCGTTTTTGGCTTGCCCATTCGACCTTCTTTCGTCACTGCAGTTCTTTCCAAG GATGATTTGCGACAAGAACTTGAAGTGGACCCCAACTTACCAGCAGTGTTACTGATGGGAGGTGGTGAAGGGGTGGGTCCTGTGAAGAAAACTGCTATGGCTCTGGGAGAATCTCTGTTTGATAAAGAAAATGGGAAACCAATCGGGCAGTTGATTATCATATGTGGCCGTAATAAAACTCTAGCCTCTACACTGCAATCCGAGGAATGGACAATCCCAGTTAAG GTTAGAGGATTCGAGACACAAATGGAAAAATGGATGGGGGCTTGTGACTGCATAATTACTAAG GCTGGACCTGGTACAATTGCAGAGGCATTCATCAGGGGGCTTCCTATTATCCTCAATGACTACATCCCCGGACAA GAAAAGGGCAACGTACCATATGTAGTAGACAATGGGGCTGGTGTTTTCACCAGAAGTCCAAAGGAAACAGCTCAACTGGTGGCAAAATGGTTCAGCACCAAGACAGATGAACTCAAGAGAATGTCAGAGAATTCAATCAAACTTGCGCAACCAGAAGCAGTCTTCAACATTGTCAAAGACATCCACAAACTTGCTGGGCAACGAGGCCCTCTACCCGCTGTTTCTCATATGTCAACATCTTCattcacaaaatttaattaa
- the LOC123195202 gene encoding actin-related protein 2/3 complex subunit 3-like, whose protein sequence is MVYHSSLVDEEGVTKACGCPLLPLKSHIKGPAPASDKDKTDIVDEAITFFRANVFFRNFDIKSSADKLLIYLTFYINMALKRLEGCRTLAEGTKAIINLGLENVLVPGEPNFPFPGLFPLPQSKQEAGKVYSCLFTHLVLLICHRVYSIAEEFVQLFSKLHYLVILN, encoded by the exons ATG GTTTATCACTCAAGTCTCGTGGATGAGGAAGGAGTTACTAAAGCTTGTGGATGCCCTTTACTTCCTTTGAAAAGCCATATAAAGGGTCCTGCCCCAGCTTCTGATAAag ATAAAACTGATATTGTTGATGAAGCTATCACATTCTTTCGGGCAAATGTTTTCTTTAGAAACTTTGATATTAAGAGCTCAGCTGATAAGCTTCTTATATATTTGACATTCTACATAAATATGGCTTTGAAGAGGCTTGAGGGCTGCAGAACCTTGGCTGAGGGAACCAAAGCCATAATTAACTTGGGCTTAGAAAATGTTCTTGTGCCTGGCGAGcctaattttccttttccagGTCTTTTTCCTCTTCCCCAATCAAAACAGGAAGCAGGTAAAGTTTATTCTTGTCTATTTACGCATTTAGTATTACTTATATGTCATAGAGTTTATTCAATTGCTGAAGAATTTGTACAGCTTTTTTCCAAGTTACATTATTTGGTCATACTTAATTAA